In one window of Micromonospora cathayae DNA:
- a CDS encoding YbaB/EbfC family nucleoid-associated protein: MSPSPRPTREEMVEAGRAFAQQLHRAQASLDRALVTGRSADGTVVVLATGLGQLRAVQVNPVVFDRRDVAALQDAIAQSIRAAAANAAALAGQKMGPAEINLY; this comes from the coding sequence ATGTCACCGTCACCGCGACCCACCCGCGAGGAGATGGTCGAAGCCGGCCGCGCGTTCGCGCAGCAACTGCACCGCGCCCAGGCCAGCCTGGACCGCGCCCTGGTCACCGGTCGGTCCGCCGACGGCACCGTCGTCGTCCTGGCCACCGGCCTCGGCCAGCTCAGAGCCGTCCAGGTCAACCCGGTCGTCTTCGACCGCCGCGACGTCGCCGCCCTCCAGGACGCGATCGCCCAGTCGATCCGGGCCGCCGCCGCCAACGCCGCCGCGCTCGCCGGGCAGAAGATGGGCCCGGCCGAGATCAACCTGTACTGA
- a CDS encoding right-handed parallel beta-helix repeat-containing protein: protein MSRQVLTVGGGRPGAFPTIGAALARAEPGATITVHPGRYVEKLVVGNRITIAAEPGGPVEVHVAEGSVLAVHGEGAQLRGISLSSDDPKLAAVDVYAGEAALDGCTVAGAAWVTLLARLQGTLALRHCEVSASTGAAIVVTSPGTSTVEDTVVRDVARSGVVVSDQGSLTLRRCTIERTGANSVCVNGTGRLVAEQCTVVAAGKPALVVEQRGHARITGLRVRDSANVDVFLRGDVDVLVTDSEFTGAKFQSVHVTDGAAPAFRGCTFGSAGRGAAHVTGAAKPTFTDCLFVDSPVGVTVEAGSTPRFEGLTVRDSSEQAVLVTGGAAPTVRRLRATVSRGTGLLVRDGAGVDGTDLVIDAGGGVAVDLRESARGTIRDARFSGTGETCVLVGSGSTLDLRTAAFDGAGLRVAEDAELRLLDTEFADVTGDGLRVGASGTVTASRVRVRRSGRAGVRLERGSRGSFTDCEVLESGAAGFDVDTAEPVSVIRCVVRDSGGEDVRRADDAQLTVTSLTTGRAAGSAPPIGSGYDPEPATDRVEEPAAAVDGELSEPLRELDSLIGLHGVKQEVTALINLIRMAQVRQRMGLPMPPMSRHLVFAGPPGTGKTTVARLYGAVLAELGVLAKGHMIEAARADLVGQYIGSTAIKTTELVQQAIGGVLFIDEAYTLSAGSGGSGPDFGQEAIDALMKIMEDQRDELVVIVAGYSELMEKFLASNPGLASRFTRTVEFPNYSVDELVTITSNLCRKHYFELTDDAVAGLTTYFERIPRTSTFGNGRVARKLFEAMINNQATRLAVTPPTHDTQINRLTAEDLAPELRLLDDLPVEQQSRPDPTRNPTGAINAARSWQRLGRLVGAPDVREAAGETLLRLCDLRNRRRSYGRHGNVLLAGAPGSGRSEFARHYAAALSELDLVPIGHLVRVATDDQLAPHWSGQTPSLVRAALHDATGGTLLVDYLDDGTGDAQETVAALTDQMRAGPGDPIVVLRAEPAALTRLGAAVPRLTEVFGQTWRIPELEPAELAEVVARHLVRRGHDLPDDVRAALAGLAAQLPERTVRAAHLLSRNLSRATGSRTLALADLHGLASRNDPTSTAGRQRGGLAAVG from the coding sequence ATGAGTCGACAGGTACTGACGGTGGGCGGCGGGCGGCCCGGCGCGTTCCCCACGATCGGGGCGGCCCTCGCCCGCGCCGAGCCGGGGGCCACGATCACCGTCCACCCGGGCCGGTACGTCGAGAAGCTGGTGGTCGGTAACCGGATCACCATCGCCGCCGAGCCGGGCGGCCCGGTCGAGGTGCACGTGGCGGAGGGCAGCGTCCTGGCCGTGCACGGCGAGGGCGCCCAGTTGCGCGGCATCTCGCTGTCCAGCGACGATCCGAAACTGGCCGCGGTCGACGTGTACGCCGGGGAGGCCGCGCTGGACGGCTGCACGGTGGCCGGTGCGGCCTGGGTGACGCTGCTGGCCCGCCTACAGGGGACGCTCGCGTTGCGTCACTGCGAGGTGAGCGCGTCGACCGGCGCGGCGATCGTGGTGACCTCACCGGGTACGAGCACGGTGGAGGACACCGTGGTCCGGGACGTGGCCCGGTCCGGCGTCGTGGTCAGTGACCAGGGATCGTTGACGCTGCGCCGCTGCACCATCGAACGGACCGGCGCGAACAGCGTCTGCGTGAACGGCACCGGCCGTCTGGTGGCCGAGCAGTGCACGGTGGTCGCCGCCGGCAAACCGGCGTTGGTGGTGGAACAGCGGGGCCACGCCCGGATCACCGGACTGCGGGTGCGGGACAGCGCCAACGTCGACGTGTTCCTGCGGGGCGACGTCGACGTGCTGGTCACCGACTCCGAGTTCACCGGGGCGAAGTTCCAGTCCGTGCACGTCACCGACGGTGCCGCCCCCGCCTTCCGGGGCTGCACCTTCGGGTCCGCCGGGCGCGGTGCCGCGCACGTCACCGGCGCGGCGAAACCGACGTTCACCGACTGCCTCTTCGTCGACTCGCCGGTCGGCGTGACCGTGGAGGCCGGGAGCACGCCCCGGTTCGAGGGCCTGACCGTCCGGGACAGCAGCGAACAGGCGGTCCTGGTGACCGGTGGGGCCGCGCCGACCGTGCGCCGGCTGCGCGCCACCGTCAGCCGGGGGACCGGGCTGCTGGTCCGCGACGGGGCCGGCGTCGACGGGACCGACCTGGTGATCGACGCCGGCGGTGGCGTCGCCGTCGACCTGCGCGAGTCGGCGCGCGGCACGATCCGCGACGCCCGGTTCAGCGGTACCGGCGAGACCTGTGTGCTGGTCGGTTCGGGGTCGACGCTGGACCTGCGGACGGCGGCGTTCGACGGGGCCGGGCTGCGGGTGGCCGAGGACGCGGAACTGCGGCTGCTGGACACCGAGTTCGCCGACGTGACCGGTGACGGTCTGCGGGTCGGCGCGTCCGGGACGGTGACCGCCAGCCGGGTGCGGGTCCGCCGGTCCGGCCGGGCGGGGGTACGCCTGGAGCGCGGGTCCCGGGGCAGCTTCACCGACTGCGAGGTGCTGGAGAGCGGCGCGGCCGGCTTCGACGTGGACACCGCGGAGCCGGTGTCGGTCATCCGCTGTGTCGTCCGGGACAGCGGCGGCGAGGACGTCCGCCGGGCCGACGACGCCCAGCTGACCGTGACGTCGCTGACCACCGGCCGGGCGGCCGGGTCGGCGCCGCCCATCGGGTCCGGGTACGACCCGGAGCCCGCAACCGATCGCGTGGAGGAACCTGCGGCGGCGGTGGACGGCGAGCTGAGCGAACCGCTGCGCGAACTCGACTCCCTGATCGGGTTGCACGGGGTGAAGCAGGAGGTCACCGCGCTGATCAACCTGATCAGGATGGCGCAGGTCCGGCAGCGGATGGGGCTGCCGATGCCGCCGATGAGCCGGCACCTGGTCTTCGCCGGCCCGCCCGGTACCGGCAAGACCACCGTCGCCCGGCTCTACGGCGCGGTCCTGGCCGAGCTGGGGGTCCTGGCCAAGGGACACATGATCGAGGCGGCCCGGGCGGACCTGGTCGGCCAGTACATCGGCTCCACCGCGATCAAGACCACCGAACTGGTCCAGCAGGCGATCGGTGGCGTGCTGTTCATCGACGAGGCGTACACCCTGTCGGCCGGCTCCGGCGGGTCGGGCCCGGACTTCGGGCAGGAGGCGATCGACGCGCTGATGAAGATCATGGAGGACCAGCGCGACGAGCTGGTGGTGATCGTGGCCGGGTACTCGGAGCTGATGGAGAAGTTCCTGGCCTCCAACCCCGGTCTGGCCTCCCGGTTCACCCGGACCGTCGAGTTCCCCAACTACTCGGTCGACGAGCTGGTCACGATCACCTCGAACCTGTGCCGCAAGCACTACTTCGAGCTGACCGACGACGCGGTCGCCGGGTTGACCACGTACTTCGAGCGGATTCCGCGCACCTCGACGTTCGGTAACGGCCGGGTGGCGCGCAAACTCTTCGAAGCCATGATCAACAATCAGGCGACCCGGCTGGCGGTCACCCCGCCGACCCACGACACCCAGATCAACCGGCTCACCGCCGAGGACCTCGCGCCCGAGCTGCGCCTCCTCGACGACCTGCCGGTCGAGCAGCAGAGCCGACCCGACCCGACCCGCAACCCGACCGGCGCGATCAACGCCGCCCGGAGCTGGCAGCGCCTCGGCCGACTGGTCGGCGCGCCCGACGTGCGCGAGGCGGCCGGTGAGACCCTGCTGCGGCTGTGCGACCTGCGCAACCGCCGCCGCTCCTACGGCAGACACGGCAACGTCCTGCTCGCCGGTGCTCCCGGCAGTGGACGCAGCGAGTTCGCCCGCCACTACGCCGCCGCCCTGTCCGAACTCGACCTGGTCCCGATCGGGCACCTGGTCCGCGTCGCCACCGACGACCAGCTCGCCCCCCACTGGTCCGGGCAGACCCCCAGCCTGGTCCGGGCCGCCCTGCACGACGCGACCGGCGGCACCCTGCTGGTCGACTACCTCGACGACGGCACCGGTGACGCGCAGGAGACCGTGGCGGCGCTGACCGACCAGATGCGGGCCGGGCCGGGCGACCCGATCGTGGTCCTGCGCGCCGAACCGGCCGCGCTGACCCGCCTCGGTGCCGCCGTACCCCGACTCACCGAGGTGTTCGGCCAGACCTGGCGCATCCCGGAACTCGAACCCGCCGAACTGGCCGAGGTGGTGGCGCGGCACCTGGTGCGACGCGGCCACGACCTTCCCGACGACGTGCGGGCCGCGCTGGCCGGCCTCGCCGCGCAACTGCCCGAACGGACGGTACGCGCCGCGCACCTGCTCTCCCGGAACCTGAGCCGGGCCACCGGCTCCCGCACCCTCGCACTGGCCGACCTGCACGGGCTGGCCAGCCGGAACGACCCGACCAGCACGGCGGGCCGCCAGCGCGGCGGCCTCGCGGCGGTCGGCTGA